TGTAatgttaggatgttttgtttatttgactgtaaaacataatttaaagtGAATAATTAGGAGCAAGAACacctgatgtggtgacgtcatcaagtcagctgctggtcctcccgcccttcctttgctcctcctgcttcctccggagtctggactcccaagaccagactccaaaataacacaagtctgtactcgtgtactttgaattgagaaacgccgatggAGTCAACGACTGATGCGTCTTAATCAGTCAAATGATCCAATGACCCTGGTGGCCGCTGGGCGGCGCTGCAGCCTGCAGGCCGGAAAGTGGGTCCGTCTGCGTTTCCGGTTCCGTCACAGTTGCGCTTCAAAGGGAACCCTCGACCCGCCTCAGGTCTGCGGGGTTTcggtctctttgttgttgtagaTCCTGACACCGCTACACAAGTTGTAGATTCATGGAGTCCCGAGCCGCCTGGCTGGAGAGGTACCCCCTGGCTCCTGCTGGGCTTTCCCGCTCGCCGCCCGCCCCACATGCATTCGGTTCTCACCGAGGGTACAGTGGCGGTTCTCCATCCGGGTTCGGTAGCGGGTCCCGGGGGTTCGGAGACTCTCCGTCCGGGTTCGGTAGCGGGTCCCGGGGGTTCGGAGGCCCGAGGCGGCACAGAGGAGCTGGTTCCCGAAGACCTCAGTCCTTCAGTCCCTCAAACCTGCAGGTGAAGTCTCGCGTGATTTAACAgactttgatatatatatatatatatatatatatatcgtgtgtatatgtataggtgttttgttcatgtttatttacgtgtgtgttcagggtgacGCTTCAGTGGAGAAGTATTTCAGTCCCTCGATGATGCAGGATCCCTGGGAAGCTCTTCAGACAGACGGCTGACCTGAAGGAAACTGACCCCAACGAGATGATACTCAGAGGGACCAATCACAGGCTGCTG
This genomic window from Pseudoliparis swirei isolate HS2019 ecotype Mariana Trench unplaced genomic scaffold, NWPU_hadal_v1 hadal_83, whole genome shotgun sequence contains:
- the mplkip gene encoding M-phase-specific PLK1-interacting protein, which encodes MESRAAWLERYPLAPAGLSRSPPAPHAFGSHRGYSGGSPSGFGSGSRGFGDSPSGFGSGSRGFGGPRRHRGAGSRRPQSFSPSNLQVKSRGDASVEKYFSPSMMQDPWEALQTDG